GGTGCAGGAAGCGATACAGAATCATGAAGCTTTTCGCACATTAGACTGGGAAGTTGTCAGAGGTGGCGTATCCTATACGTTTGAGACCATAAGGCGGCTGCAAGAGGCGTATCCGCATTTCGATCTTTATTTCATCATCGGAGCGGATATGGTCCAGTATTTACCGAAATGGAACGAGATTGAAGAGCTTGTGCAGCGGCTTACATTTATCGGCGTAGGTCGTCCGGGAACACTTCTTGATCTAGACGCATTGCCAACATATATAGCAGATAAGGTGCTGCTAGCAGATATGCCTCTGGTTGATATTTCGTCAACGATGTTAAGAGAACGGGCTGCAGCGGGCAAGTCCATTCGTTATATGGTACCTGAGGCAGTGTTCGATTATGTTCAAAGGAGTGGATTGTATGGCATACAGCCGCGAAGCTCTGATTGAAGCGGTTT
The window above is part of the Paenibacillus sp. FSL K6-0276 genome. Proteins encoded here:
- a CDS encoding nicotinate-nucleotide adenylyltransferase produces the protein MKVGIMGGTFDPLHIGHMMAAEAARETYGLQEVWFMPSHIPPHKHEAGVSGVDRLAMVQEAIQNHEAFRTLDWEVVRGGVSYTFETIRRLQEAYPHFDLYFIIGADMVQYLPKWNEIEELVQRLTFIGVGRPGTLLDLDALPTYIADKVLLADMPLVDISSTMLRERAAAGKSIRYMVPEAVFDYVQRSGLYGIQPRSSD